A genomic region of Sulfobacillus acidophilus DSM 10332 contains the following coding sequences:
- a CDS encoding hypothetical protein (PFAM: Domain of Unknown Function (DUF1540)) — translation MATIYCQVSQCRHNREQECQLATIEVGPGATTFHAPGQETGTLDASTLSVGYATEYALYEAYRESQPESLHPGALCLSFSPQ, via the coding sequence GTGGCCACCATCTACTGCCAAGTTAGCCAATGCCGTCACAATCGTGAGCAGGAATGTCAGTTAGCCACCATCGAGGTGGGGCCAGGGGCTACAACATTTCATGCCCCCGGCCAGGAAACGGGAACTTTGGACGCGTCCACCCTATCGGTCGGTTATGCTACGGAATATGCGCTCTATGAGGCCTATCGAGAATCCCAACCGGAGTCCTTACACCCGGGCGCTCTGTGTCTCAGTTTTTCTCCCCAATGA
- a CDS encoding phage shock protein A, PspA (PFAM: PspA/IM30 family~COGs: COG1842 Phage shock protein A (IM30) suppresses sigma54-dependent transcription~InterPro IPR007157~KEGG: mta:Moth_0716 phage shock protein A, PspA~PFAM: PspA/IM30~SPTR: Phage shock protein A, PspA), translating to MGLIARVSTIFKSKVNSVLDKAEDPRETLDYSYQKQVEQLQNIRRGIADVVTSKKRLELQMARLQQQVAQFDEDARDAVKAGRDDLAQEALTRKQSFQAQLAQLQTQVDDLAREEARLTDLQQKLQVKVESFRVQKEVIKAQYSAAQAQVKIGEAFTGLGEDMADVNMALQRAQDKTEALRARAEAVDALAEHPAFQTEALPSSGDSIRDELNKLKASSSVSDELARLKAELGPADSSGDAS from the coding sequence ATGGGATTAATTGCGCGAGTCTCAACCATCTTTAAATCGAAGGTCAACTCGGTGCTCGACAAAGCGGAGGATCCCCGCGAGACCTTAGATTATTCGTATCAAAAACAGGTGGAGCAATTACAGAATATTCGCCGCGGTATTGCGGATGTGGTGACGTCGAAAAAACGGCTGGAGCTTCAAATGGCGCGGCTACAACAGCAGGTGGCGCAATTTGATGAGGATGCCCGGGACGCCGTCAAAGCCGGGCGGGATGATTTGGCGCAAGAAGCCCTGACGCGGAAACAAAGTTTCCAAGCGCAGTTGGCTCAATTGCAGACCCAAGTGGATGACCTCGCACGAGAAGAAGCCCGCTTAACCGATTTGCAGCAAAAGCTGCAAGTGAAGGTCGAATCGTTCCGGGTCCAAAAAGAAGTGATTAAAGCCCAATATTCGGCCGCCCAAGCGCAGGTGAAAATTGGCGAAGCGTTTACGGGACTCGGAGAAGACATGGCCGATGTCAATATGGCGCTCCAACGGGCGCAAGACAAAACGGAAGCCCTGCGTGCGCGAGCGGAAGCGGTCGACGCCTTGGCCGAGCATCCGGCTTTTCAAACCGAGGCGTTACCCAGTAGCGGCGATTCCATCCGGGACGAGCTGAATAAACTCAAAGCGTCCTCCAGTGTTTCGGATGAATTGGCCCGGCTGAAAGCGGAGTTAGGTCCCGCGGATTCCTCGGGAGACGCTTCATGA
- a CDS encoding hypothetical protein (KEGG: tro:trd_0761 hypothetical protein~SPTR: Putative uncharacterized protein), giving the protein MIVRILSEGQYRVDAKQLDQIKAIDGELMQAVTDHDEPAFHRLMEELMAIVRQGDALGPDDLVESDLILPPHDMTIEEAKKFFADPLA; this is encoded by the coding sequence ATGATTGTTCGGATTTTATCGGAAGGCCAATACCGCGTCGATGCGAAGCAATTGGACCAGATTAAGGCGATTGACGGGGAGTTAATGCAAGCCGTGACCGATCACGATGAGCCGGCGTTTCACCGGCTCATGGAGGAACTCATGGCTATCGTCCGTCAAGGCGACGCCTTGGGACCGGACGACTTGGTGGAATCGGATTTGATTTTACCCCCGCATGATATGACGATCGAGGAAGCCAAAAAATTTTTTGCCGACCCTCTCGCCTAG